A genomic window from Providencia alcalifaciens includes:
- the yaaA gene encoding peroxide stress protein YaaA, whose amino-acid sequence MLITISPAKTLDYESPLTIDTFTQPELLSESEKLIKACRKLTPADIASLMKISDKLAGLNAARFGEWQPNFSPDNARQAILAFKGDVYTGMQAETFSPADFEFAQQHLRMLSGLYGVLRPLDLMQPYRLEMGIRLKNSRGKDLYEFWGDIITQHLNKALAAQGDNILVNLASDEYFKSVNTKKLDAEIIKPVFLDEKNGKYKVISFYAKKARGLMSRFIIQNKLTKSEQLSDFNLEGYQFDQAQSKGNELVFTRPEQA is encoded by the coding sequence ATGCTGATTACTATTTCACCTGCCAAGACATTAGACTACGAAAGCCCGCTCACCATCGACACTTTTACTCAACCCGAGCTACTCTCTGAGTCTGAAAAACTGATTAAAGCATGCCGAAAACTCACGCCAGCGGATATCGCAAGCTTAATGAAAATTAGCGATAAACTTGCAGGGCTGAATGCGGCGCGTTTTGGTGAATGGCAACCAAACTTTTCCCCAGATAATGCACGCCAAGCCATCCTCGCCTTCAAAGGGGACGTGTATACCGGCATGCAAGCCGAAACGTTTTCTCCCGCTGATTTTGAATTTGCTCAGCAACATTTACGTATGTTGTCTGGTCTGTATGGTGTGCTGCGTCCATTAGACTTAATGCAGCCTTATCGCTTAGAAATGGGGATTCGCCTTAAAAACAGTCGTGGCAAAGATTTATATGAATTTTGGGGAGATATCATCACTCAGCATTTAAATAAAGCACTGGCAGCGCAAGGGGATAATATCCTCGTTAATTTAGCTTCTGATGAATATTTTAAGTCTGTGAATACCAAAAAATTGGACGCTGAAATTATTAAACCCGTTTTCTTAGATGAGAAAAACGGTAAATATAAAGTCATCAGTTTTTATGCAAAGAAAGCTCGCGGATTAATGAGCCGTTTTATTATTCAAAATAAACTGACTAAATCCGAACAGCTATCTGACTTTAATTTAGAAGGCTACCAATTTGATCAAGCGCAGTCGAAAGGTAATGAATTAGTCTTTACTCGACCTGAGCAAGCTTAA